From the genome of Streptacidiphilus rugosus AM-16, one region includes:
- the serA gene encoding phosphoglycerate dehydrogenase — translation MSSKPVVLIAEELSPATVDALGPDFEIRHCDGADRTELLSAIADVDAILIRSATKVDAEAIAAARKLKVVARAGVGLDNVDVPSATKAGVMVVNAPTSNIVTAAELACGLLLSTARHIPAANLALKNGEWKRSKYTGVELAEKTLGVVGLGRIGVLVAQRMSAFGMKIVAYDPYIQAARAAQMGVKLLPLDELLEVADFITVHLPKTPETVGLIGHEALHKVKPTVRIVNAARGGIVDEEALAAALKEGRVAGAGLDVFVKEPCTDSPLFGFDNVVATPHLGASTDEAQEKAGIAVARSVRLALAGELVPDAVNVQGGVIAEDVRPGLPLAEKLGRIFTALAGEVAVRLDVEVRGEITQHDVKVLELSALKGVFEDVVAETVSYVNAPLFAQERGLEVRLTTMSESPEYRNVITVRGTLNDGREIAVAGTLTGPKRQQKIVGIDDFDVDVALTDHMGFFRYEDRPGVVGTLGKLLGDAGINIAGMQVSRDEEAGDALVSLTVDSEIPQDLLAEITAEIGAKFARSVNLSA, via the coding sequence GTGAGCAGCAAGCCTGTAGTTCTTATCGCTGAAGAGCTGTCGCCTGCCACCGTCGACGCGCTCGGCCCCGACTTCGAGATCCGCCACTGCGACGGCGCCGACCGCACCGAGCTGCTGTCCGCCATCGCGGACGTGGACGCGATCCTGATCCGCTCCGCCACCAAGGTGGACGCCGAGGCCATCGCCGCCGCCCGCAAGCTCAAGGTCGTCGCCCGCGCCGGCGTCGGTCTCGACAACGTGGACGTGCCCTCCGCCACCAAGGCGGGCGTGATGGTCGTCAACGCGCCGACCTCCAACATCGTCACCGCCGCCGAGCTCGCCTGTGGCCTGCTGCTGTCGACGGCGCGTCACATCCCCGCCGCCAACCTCGCGCTGAAGAACGGCGAGTGGAAGCGCAGCAAGTACACCGGCGTCGAGCTGGCCGAGAAGACCCTCGGCGTCGTCGGCCTGGGCCGCATCGGCGTCCTGGTCGCGCAGCGCATGTCCGCCTTCGGCATGAAGATCGTCGCGTACGACCCCTACATCCAGGCCGCCCGCGCGGCGCAGATGGGCGTCAAGCTGCTCCCGCTGGACGAGCTGCTCGAGGTCGCCGACTTCATCACCGTGCACCTGCCCAAGACCCCGGAGACGGTGGGCCTGATCGGCCACGAGGCGCTGCACAAGGTCAAGCCGACGGTCCGCATCGTCAACGCCGCCCGCGGCGGCATCGTCGACGAGGAGGCGCTCGCCGCCGCCCTCAAGGAGGGCCGGGTCGCCGGCGCGGGCCTGGACGTCTTCGTCAAGGAGCCCTGCACCGACTCGCCGCTCTTCGGCTTCGACAACGTCGTGGCCACCCCGCACCTGGGCGCGTCCACGGACGAGGCGCAGGAGAAGGCCGGCATCGCCGTCGCCCGCAGCGTGCGCCTCGCGCTCGCCGGTGAGCTCGTGCCCGACGCGGTCAACGTCCAGGGCGGCGTCATCGCCGAGGACGTCCGTCCCGGTCTGCCGCTGGCCGAGAAGCTGGGCCGGATCTTCACCGCGCTGGCGGGCGAGGTCGCGGTCCGCCTCGACGTCGAGGTGCGCGGCGAGATCACCCAGCACGACGTGAAGGTGCTGGAGCTGTCCGCGCTCAAGGGCGTCTTCGAGGACGTCGTGGCCGAGACGGTCTCCTACGTCAACGCCCCGCTGTTCGCGCAGGAGCGCGGCCTCGAGGTGCGGCTGACCACGATGAGCGAGAGCCCGGAGTACCGCAACGTCATCACCGTGCGCGGCACGCTGAACGACGGCCGCGAGATCGCGGTGGCGGGCACCCTGACCGGCCCGAAGCGCCAGCAGAAGATCGTCGGCATCGACGACTTCGACGTGGACGTCGCCCTGACGGACCACATGGGCTTCTTCCGCTACGAGGACCGTCCGGGCGTCGTCGGCACCCTGGGCAAGCTCCTCGGCGACGCCGGCATCAACATCGCCGGCATGCAGGTCTCCCGCGACGAGGAGGCCGGCGACGCGCTGGTCTCCCTGACGGTCGACAGCGAGATCCCGCAGGACCTCCTCGCGGAGATCACCGCCGAGATCGGCGCGAAGTTCGCCCGCTCGGTGAACCTTTCGGCCTGA
- the ilvC gene encoding ketol-acid reductoisomerase — MAELFYDDDADLSIIQGRKVAILGYGSQGHAHALSLRDSGVDVRVGLLPESKSRAKAEEQGLRVVTPAEAAAEADVIMILVPDPIQADVYKEVVEPNLKAGDALFFGHGLNIRFGFIKPPADVDVCMVAPKGPGHLVRRQYEEGRGVPCIVAVEQDATGKGLELALSYAKGIGGTRAGVIKTTFTEETETDLFGEQAVLCGGTAALVKAGFETLVEAGYQPEIAYFECLHELKLIVDLMYEGGLEKMRWSVSETAEWGDYVTGPRIITDQTKVEMKKVLGEIQDGTFANTWIAEYKAGLPKYNEYKKADSEHLLETTGKKLRKLMSWVDEEA, encoded by the coding sequence ATGGCCGAGCTGTTCTACGACGACGACGCCGATCTGTCCATCATCCAGGGCCGCAAGGTCGCCATCCTCGGTTACGGCAGCCAGGGCCACGCGCACGCGCTCTCCCTGCGCGACTCCGGCGTGGACGTCCGCGTCGGCCTGCTGCCCGAGTCGAAGTCCCGCGCCAAGGCCGAGGAGCAGGGCCTGCGCGTGGTCACGCCCGCCGAGGCCGCCGCCGAGGCCGACGTCATCATGATCCTGGTGCCGGACCCCATCCAGGCCGACGTGTACAAGGAGGTCGTGGAGCCCAACCTCAAGGCGGGCGACGCGCTCTTCTTCGGCCACGGCCTGAACATCCGCTTCGGCTTCATCAAGCCCCCGGCCGACGTCGACGTCTGCATGGTGGCCCCGAAGGGCCCGGGTCACCTGGTCCGCCGCCAGTACGAGGAGGGCCGCGGCGTTCCCTGCATCGTGGCCGTCGAGCAGGACGCCACCGGCAAGGGCCTGGAGCTCGCGCTGTCCTACGCGAAGGGGATCGGCGGCACCCGCGCCGGCGTCATCAAGACGACCTTCACCGAGGAGACCGAGACCGACCTCTTCGGCGAGCAGGCCGTCCTCTGCGGCGGTACCGCCGCCCTGGTCAAGGCCGGCTTCGAGACCCTGGTCGAGGCGGGCTACCAGCCCGAGATCGCCTACTTCGAGTGCCTCCACGAGCTGAAGCTCATCGTCGACCTCATGTACGAGGGCGGCCTGGAGAAGATGCGCTGGTCCGTCTCCGAGACGGCCGAGTGGGGCGACTACGTCACCGGCCCGCGCATCATCACCGACCAGACCAAGGTCGAGATGAAGAAGGTCCTCGGCGAGATCCAGGACGGCACCTTCGCCAACACCTGGATCGCCGAGTACAAGGCGGGCCTGCCCAAGTACAACGAGTACAAGAAGGCCGACAGCGAGCACCTGCTGGAGACCACCGGCAAGAAGCTGCGCAAGCTGATGAGCTGGGTCGACGAGGAGGCGTAA
- the ilvN gene encoding acetolactate synthase small subunit, which produces MSKHTLSVLVENKPGVLARIAALFSRRGFNIDSLAVGPTEHPDISRMTIVVNVEDLPLEQVTKQLNKLINVIKIVELDPSAAVRRELMLVKVRADAETRSQVTEIVQLFRAKTVDVSPDAVTIEATGSGDKLEAMLKMLEPYGVKELVQSGMVAIGRGARSITDRSLRAVERSA; this is translated from the coding sequence ATGAGCAAGCACACCCTCTCGGTCCTGGTCGAGAACAAGCCCGGTGTCCTGGCCCGCATCGCGGCGCTGTTCTCGCGGCGCGGCTTCAACATCGACTCGCTGGCCGTCGGGCCGACCGAGCACCCGGACATCTCCCGGATGACCATCGTGGTCAACGTGGAGGACCTGCCGCTGGAGCAGGTCACCAAGCAGCTGAACAAGCTGATCAACGTGATAAAGATCGTCGAGCTCGACCCTTCGGCGGCGGTCCGCCGCGAACTGATGCTGGTCAAGGTCCGCGCGGACGCGGAGACGCGGTCGCAGGTGACCGAGATCGTCCAGCTCTTCCGGGCGAAGACGGTCGACGTCTCCCCGGACGCGGTCACCATCGAGGCGACGGGCAGCGGCGACAAGCTCGAGGCGATGCTGAAGATGCTGGAGCCGTACGGGGTCAAGGAGCTCGTCCAGTCCGGCATGGTCGCCATCGGCAGGGGCGCGCGCTCGATCACCGACCGCTCGCTGCGCGCCGTCGAGCGAAGCGCGTAG
- a CDS encoding acetolactate synthase large subunit gives MTEQAAAPVPQQAGPEPMTGAQSLIRSLEAVGAETVFGIPGGAILPAYDPLMDSTKVRHILVRHEQGAGHAATGYAQATGKVGVCMATSGPGATNLVTPIADAYMDSVPIVAITGQVASKAIGTDAFQEADICGITMPITKHNFLVTDAADIPRVIAEAFHIAATGRPGPVLVDIAKDALQARTVFRWPVEAQLPGYRPVTKPHAKQIREAAKLLATSKRPVLYVGGGVLKAQATTELRILAELTGAPVVTTLMALGAFPDSHDQHLGMPGMHGSVAAVTALQKSDLLFALGTRFDDRVTGKLDTFAPFAKIVHADIDPAEIGKNRAADVPIVGDAREIIADLIVAVQQEQAAGQAAGEARFEYGAWWEQLNAWRKTYPVGYDPAPEGMLSPQQVIERIGQKVGPEAIYAAGVGQHQMWASQFIAFEKPATWLNSGGAGTMGYAVPAAMGAKAGRPEATVWAIDGDGCFQMTNQELVTCALNGIPIKVAIINNGSLGMVRQWQTLFYNERYSNTVLHDGPENDGRGPAAGTRIPDFVKLSEAMGCHALRCERPEDLDSVIDKAMALNDAPVVIDFIVHQDAMVWPMVAAGTSNDEILAARDVRPDFGDEND, from the coding sequence ATGACTGAGCAGGCAGCAGCTCCCGTCCCGCAGCAGGCGGGCCCAGAACCCATGACCGGTGCCCAGTCGCTCATCCGCTCCCTCGAGGCGGTCGGCGCGGAGACCGTGTTCGGGATCCCGGGCGGCGCGATCCTCCCGGCCTACGACCCGCTGATGGACTCGACCAAGGTCCGCCACATCCTGGTCCGCCACGAGCAGGGCGCCGGCCACGCGGCGACCGGCTACGCGCAGGCCACCGGCAAGGTCGGCGTCTGCATGGCGACCTCGGGTCCCGGCGCGACCAACCTGGTGACGCCGATCGCCGACGCGTACATGGACTCTGTGCCGATCGTCGCCATCACCGGCCAGGTCGCCTCCAAGGCCATCGGCACGGACGCCTTCCAGGAGGCGGACATCTGCGGCATCACGATGCCGATCACCAAGCACAACTTCCTGGTGACCGACGCGGCCGACATCCCGCGCGTCATCGCCGAGGCCTTCCACATCGCCGCCACCGGCCGCCCCGGCCCGGTGCTGGTGGACATCGCCAAGGACGCGCTGCAGGCGCGGACGGTCTTCCGCTGGCCGGTCGAGGCCCAGCTGCCCGGGTACCGCCCGGTCACCAAGCCGCACGCCAAGCAGATCCGTGAGGCGGCCAAGCTGCTGGCGACCTCCAAGCGCCCGGTCCTGTACGTCGGCGGCGGCGTGCTCAAGGCCCAGGCCACCACCGAGCTGCGGATCCTGGCGGAGCTGACCGGCGCGCCGGTCGTCACCACGCTGATGGCGCTGGGCGCCTTCCCCGACAGCCACGACCAGCACCTGGGCATGCCGGGCATGCACGGTTCGGTCGCCGCGGTCACCGCGCTGCAGAAGTCGGACCTGCTGTTCGCGCTGGGCACCCGCTTCGACGACCGGGTCACCGGCAAGCTGGACACCTTCGCGCCCTTCGCGAAGATCGTCCACGCGGACATCGACCCGGCCGAGATCGGCAAGAACCGCGCGGCCGACGTCCCGATCGTGGGCGACGCCCGCGAGATCATCGCGGACCTGATCGTCGCGGTCCAGCAGGAACAGGCCGCCGGACAGGCGGCCGGCGAGGCCCGCTTCGAGTACGGCGCCTGGTGGGAGCAGCTGAACGCCTGGCGCAAGACCTACCCGGTCGGCTACGACCCGGCCCCCGAGGGCATGCTCAGCCCGCAGCAGGTCATCGAGCGGATCGGCCAGAAGGTCGGCCCGGAGGCGATCTACGCGGCGGGCGTCGGCCAGCACCAGATGTGGGCCAGCCAGTTCATCGCCTTCGAGAAGCCGGCCACCTGGCTGAACTCCGGCGGCGCGGGCACCATGGGCTACGCCGTCCCGGCCGCGATGGGCGCGAAGGCGGGCCGTCCGGAGGCCACGGTCTGGGCGATCGACGGCGACGGCTGCTTCCAGATGACCAACCAGGAGCTGGTCACCTGTGCGCTGAACGGCATCCCGATCAAGGTCGCGATCATCAACAACGGCTCGCTGGGCATGGTCCGCCAGTGGCAGACGCTCTTCTACAACGAGCGCTACAGCAACACCGTGCTGCACGACGGCCCGGAGAACGACGGCCGCGGCCCGGCGGCGGGCACCCGGATCCCGGACTTCGTGAAGCTGTCCGAGGCGATGGGCTGCCACGCGCTGCGCTGCGAGCGTCCGGAGGACCTGGACTCGGTGATCGACAAGGCGATGGCGCTGAACGACGCGCCCGTCGTGATCGACTTCATCGTGCACCAGGACGCCATGGTCTGGCCGATGGTGGCCGCCGGCACCAGCAACGACGAGATCCTGGCCGCGCGCGACGTCCGTCCGGACTTCGGCGACGAGAACGACTGA
- a CDS encoding putative bifunctional diguanylate cyclase/phosphodiesterase — MLSTDTLLPGPTWTDERLTASRSATAATSPFAFGETTRVGPVAPAESAVPALEPFRLSHAAARLPRILVMLVCLLYLAGAAYGWGTPGLARVMGDFGLSGAALTAAVSCFVYGSVSRGRTRPAWLCFGLSSLMVGVGNGIWGWYECVLGRSLPSPSIADYAFLFFAPPAILGLLLLANRPRNAAGWLCLGLDGWLIAGSLLTLSWSLALARTAAGDEHSSLRLAVGLAYPLLDILLISMVLGLRFRRPGSNRAAVHTAIVGLALTVLCDAVFTSQSFKDAYHSGELLDAGWFCGSMLLAWAPWAGAGTGDGPADRAGPPGATAASRRPRVASTFSALTPYAATGVCTVGLLYNALGQHHLDRFVLITSCTVVLALILRQGIMLLDNLSLAQKLSHQEHHFRSLVQGSSDVIMIADPDGVLRYVSPAATGVYGRPAEELVGTRLPEMVHPDDLGHVLWEVQRYLARTPAHGRAAEPTARIECRVRSGAGEWMDVESTVNRYRDGLIFNSRDVSERVRLQAQLEHNAFHDALTDLPNRALFLQRSRAALGGGSDQGSEVAVLFVDLDGFKAVNDTAGHQVGDELLVQAARRLQDAVRSGDTVARLGGDEFAVLLVGEVDREQAFGIAERLRAAVAAPFCVGNEEHSVAASIGIAFADRGAAPEAAADLLRSADLAMYQAKKHGKDRVHEYSPELRTELRRRTELDQRLRVAVREGQFTLLHQPIVDLRSGAVRALSAQARWRSAQGLLLTPAEFLRAAGGGERVLRFGRWMVEQAVQQAAERGGGLPVAVRLSTRVLTAPGLYETLDAALHRTGLAPSRLVVELSDDGTGVAEGRPQGFEELVQHLGRLKERGVGLVLDGLGGGTTPLSGLRRLPVDALKLERAVVDGMPESAFLRTLASSVLRIGQELGLDTVAEGVDTPEQAELLRRLGCAKGQGQHFAGALDEGELAALLADARTSEDNSA; from the coding sequence ATGCTGAGCACTGACACCTTGCTGCCCGGTCCCACGTGGACCGACGAGCGGCTGACCGCGTCCAGGTCGGCGACGGCGGCGACGTCGCCCTTCGCCTTCGGGGAGACGACCCGGGTCGGGCCGGTCGCCCCGGCGGAGTCCGCGGTGCCCGCGCTGGAACCGTTCCGGCTGTCCCATGCCGCGGCCAGGCTGCCGCGGATACTGGTCATGCTGGTCTGCCTGCTGTACCTGGCCGGGGCGGCCTACGGCTGGGGGACACCCGGTCTCGCCCGCGTCATGGGCGACTTCGGCCTGTCGGGGGCCGCGCTCACGGCCGCGGTCTCCTGCTTCGTCTACGGCTCCGTCTCCCGTGGGCGCACCCGGCCGGCCTGGCTCTGCTTCGGCCTCAGCTCGCTGATGGTCGGCGTCGGCAACGGCATCTGGGGGTGGTACGAGTGCGTGCTCGGGCGCAGTCTGCCCTCGCCCTCGATCGCCGACTACGCCTTCCTCTTCTTCGCCCCGCCCGCCATCCTCGGCCTGCTGCTGCTGGCCAACCGGCCCCGCAACGCCGCCGGCTGGCTCTGTCTCGGCCTGGACGGCTGGCTCATCGCCGGGTCGCTGCTGACGCTCAGCTGGAGCCTGGCGCTGGCCAGGACCGCGGCCGGCGACGAGCACAGCTCACTGCGGCTGGCCGTCGGGCTGGCCTACCCGCTGCTGGACATCCTGCTGATCAGCATGGTCCTCGGGCTGCGCTTCAGGCGGCCCGGCAGCAACCGGGCGGCGGTCCACACGGCGATAGTGGGACTCGCCCTGACGGTGCTCTGCGACGCCGTCTTCACCAGCCAGTCCTTCAAGGACGCCTACCACTCCGGCGAACTCCTGGACGCCGGCTGGTTCTGCGGCTCGATGCTGCTCGCCTGGGCCCCCTGGGCGGGCGCCGGCACCGGGGACGGCCCCGCCGACCGGGCCGGACCGCCGGGCGCGACGGCCGCGTCGCGACGCCCCCGCGTCGCGTCCACCTTCAGCGCGCTGACGCCCTACGCCGCCACCGGCGTCTGCACCGTCGGGCTGCTCTACAACGCCCTGGGCCAGCACCATCTCGACCGCTTCGTGCTGATCACCAGCTGCACGGTGGTGCTGGCACTGATTCTGCGTCAGGGCATCATGCTGCTGGACAACCTCTCGCTCGCGCAGAAGCTGAGCCACCAGGAGCACCACTTCCGTTCGCTGGTCCAGGGCTCCAGCGACGTCATCATGATCGCCGACCCGGACGGCGTGCTCCGCTACGTCAGCCCGGCCGCCACCGGCGTGTACGGCAGGCCCGCCGAGGAGCTGGTCGGCACCAGGCTGCCGGAGATGGTCCACCCCGACGACCTCGGTCACGTGCTGTGGGAGGTGCAGCGCTACCTCGCCAGGACCCCCGCCCACGGCAGGGCGGCCGAGCCGACCGCGCGGATCGAGTGCCGGGTCCGCTCCGGCGCGGGGGAGTGGATGGACGTGGAGTCCACCGTCAACCGCTACCGCGACGGGCTGATCTTCAACTCCCGCGACGTCTCCGAGCGGGTCAGGCTGCAGGCCCAGCTGGAGCACAACGCGTTCCACGACGCGCTCACCGACCTGCCCAACCGGGCGCTGTTCCTGCAGCGCAGCCGCGCCGCCCTCGGTGGCGGGTCCGACCAGGGGTCGGAGGTCGCGGTGCTCTTCGTGGACCTGGACGGCTTCAAGGCCGTCAACGACACCGCCGGGCACCAGGTCGGCGACGAACTGCTGGTCCAGGCGGCCCGGCGGCTGCAGGACGCCGTCCGCTCCGGAGACACCGTGGCCAGGCTCGGCGGGGACGAGTTCGCCGTGCTGCTGGTCGGGGAGGTGGACCGGGAGCAGGCTTTCGGGATCGCCGAGCGCCTGCGGGCCGCCGTCGCCGCCCCCTTCTGCGTCGGCAACGAGGAGCACTCGGTCGCCGCCAGCATCGGCATCGCCTTCGCCGACCGGGGCGCCGCCCCCGAGGCCGCCGCCGACCTGCTGCGCAGCGCCGACCTGGCCATGTACCAGGCGAAGAAGCACGGCAAGGACCGCGTCCACGAGTACTCGCCCGAACTGCGGACCGAGCTGCGCCGCCGTACCGAGCTTGACCAGCGTCTGCGGGTCGCGGTCCGCGAGGGTCAGTTCACCCTGCTGCACCAGCCGATCGTGGACCTGCGCAGCGGGGCCGTCCGGGCACTGTCCGCGCAGGCCCGCTGGCGCTCGGCCCAGGGGCTGCTGCTGACCCCGGCCGAGTTCCTGCGCGCGGCGGGCGGCGGCGAGCGGGTGCTGCGGTTCGGCCGCTGGATGGTCGAGCAGGCCGTCCAGCAGGCGGCCGAGCGCGGGGGCGGCCTGCCGGTCGCGGTGCGGCTCTCCACACGGGTGCTGACCGCACCGGGCCTGTACGAGACGCTGGACGCGGCGCTGCACCGCACCGGCCTCGCGCCGTCCCGGCTGGTGGTCGAGCTCAGCGACGATGGCACCGGCGTCGCCGAGGGCAGGCCGCAGGGCTTCGAGGAGCTGGTCCAGCACCTGGGCCGGCTCAAGGAGCGCGGCGTGGGGCTGGTCCTGGACGGCCTCGGCGGCGGCACCACCCCGCTCAGCGGCCTGCGCCGGCTCCCGGTGGACGCGCTCAAGCTGGAGCGCGCCGTGGTCGACGGCATGCCGGAGTCGGCCTTCCTGCGGACCCTCGCCTCCTCGGTGCTGCGCATCGGCCAGGAGCTCGGCCTGGACACCGTCGCCGAGGGGGTGGACACTCCGGAACAGGCCGAGCTGTTGCGCCGACTGGGCTGCGCCAAAGGCCAGGGGCAGCACTTCGCGGGGGCCCTCGACGAGGGCGAACTCGCAGCTCTCCTGGCGGATGCACGGACGTCCGAGGATAATTCCGCATGA
- a CDS encoding 2-hydroxyacid dehydrogenase, which yields MSARYLLPYAPDAIGGLPDGIEAVVWDGNGPAPEAGALRAVEFFCLPYMRHAAALPLLPTLPALKLVQTLTAGMDDVLPHVPAGVAACNARGLHDASTAELAVALVLASLRGIPHFSRLQAEGRWSQEFHQSLADRRVLILGHGSIGQALAARLLPFECEVVPVARRPRPGEGVHGVDALPALLPTVDVVVVLTPLTAETRHLVDAGFLARMKDGALLVNVARGPVVDTDALLKELNAGRLRAALDVTDPEPLPAGHPLWHAPGTLITPHVGGPSSAFLPRAERLLRAQILRYENGEEPANRI from the coding sequence ATGAGTGCGCGTTATCTGCTTCCGTACGCTCCCGACGCCATCGGCGGACTCCCCGACGGGATCGAGGCCGTCGTCTGGGACGGGAACGGGCCGGCGCCGGAGGCGGGCGCGCTGCGAGCGGTGGAGTTCTTCTGCCTGCCCTACATGCGGCACGCGGCCGCACTCCCGCTGCTGCCCACGCTGCCCGCGCTCAAGCTCGTGCAGACGCTCACCGCGGGGATGGACGACGTCCTGCCGCACGTGCCCGCCGGTGTCGCCGCGTGCAACGCGCGCGGGCTGCACGACGCCAGCACCGCAGAGCTCGCCGTCGCGCTCGTGCTGGCCTCGCTCCGGGGGATCCCGCACTTCAGCAGGCTGCAGGCCGAGGGCCGGTGGAGCCAGGAGTTCCACCAGTCCCTCGCCGACCGGCGTGTGCTGATCCTCGGTCACGGGTCGATCGGGCAGGCGCTCGCCGCGCGCCTGCTGCCGTTCGAGTGCGAGGTCGTGCCGGTCGCGCGGCGGCCGCGCCCCGGCGAGGGGGTGCACGGCGTGGACGCGCTGCCCGCGTTGCTGCCCACCGTCGACGTGGTCGTCGTGCTCACACCGCTGACGGCCGAGACCAGGCACCTCGTGGACGCCGGGTTCCTCGCGCGGATGAAGGACGGCGCACTGCTCGTCAACGTCGCGCGCGGTCCCGTCGTCGACACCGACGCCCTGCTCAAGGAGCTCAACGCCGGGCGGCTCCGCGCCGCGCTGGACGTCACCGATCCCGAGCCGTTGCCCGCCGGGCATCCGCTCTGGCACGCGCCGGGCACGCTCATCACCCCGCATGTCGGCGGGCCCAGTTCCGCGTTCCTGCCGCGGGCCGAGCGCCTGTTGCGGGCACAGATCCTGCGCTACGAGAACGGCGAGGAGCCGGCGAACAGAATCTGA